A region from the Dendropsophus ebraccatus isolate aDenEbr1 chromosome 1, aDenEbr1.pat, whole genome shotgun sequence genome encodes:
- the LOC138773887 gene encoding E3 ubiquitin/ISG15 ligase TRIM25-like, whose product MASVILRDELLCSICLFLFKDPVMLKCGHNFCRVCIGRVLDTQDGSGDYSCPECRKRFRQRPALMRDINLHNVAERFLFTRSKQAEITGICCTYCVDSAVPAVKSCLHCEASLCDKHLRAHNKSPEHVLSDPSTSLEKRKCSVHKKILEYYCTDDAACICVSCRLDGEHQGHQVEMLDEASEKKKKKLRNVLQKLMTKREETEERVQSVEERRRKAQEKAAGEAERVTALFTDIRRRLDDLEKRVLSEISRQEKEESLSLSALIQQLEIKKDELSRKMRHIEELCNMADPLTVLQEPDTGDLCDPEEEGGDEDTGGHDRQLHDVDDLDVAVILDTFRTLCDIISGIRIYGEGPADILLDVNTAHNNLLISDDMKTATRTREKQNRPETAQRFKGYCPQVMSSRRFSKGRHYWDVEITRSGYWMVGMCYPSIDRREGQSRIGYNNKSWGMRRGNNQYSVIHDSKVIQLPDNISSDKVRICLDYKAERLSFYELCDPIRHLHTFTATFTEPLHAVFCVYWVKSGGRYVESWLRLKGNV is encoded by the coding sequence ATGGCGTCTGTTATTCTCAGAGACGAGCTGCTCTGCTCcatctgtttatttttatttaaggaTCCTGTAATGCTGAAATGTGGTCACAACTTCTGCCGGGTCTGTATTGGTCGTGTGCTGGATACACAGGACGGATCTGGAGATTATTCCTGTCCTGAATGCAGAAAAAGATTTCGGCAGCGGcctgcactgatgagggacatAAATCTCCATAATGTAGCAGAACGTTTCCTGTTTACGCGGTCAAAACAAGCGGAGATCACCGGGATCTGCTGCACTTACTGTGTGGACTCTGCTGTACCTGCTGTGAAATCCTGTCTGCActgtgaggcttctctgtgtgataaacACCTGAGAGCTCACAacaagtcaccagaacacgtcttatctgatcccagcacttccctggagaagaggaaatgttctgtCCATAAGAAGATCCTGGAATATTACTGCACGGACGACGCTGCttgtatctgtgtgtcctgcagattGGATGGAGAACATCAAGGACATCAGGTGGAGATGCTGGATGAGGCctctgagaagaagaagaagaaactgagaaatgttctccagaaactgatgacaaaaagagaggagactgaggaaagagtccagagtgtggaggagcgcaggagaaaagctCAAGAAAAAGCAGCTGGAGAAGCCGAGAGAGTCACTGCCCTGTTTACAGACATCAGGAGACGGCTGGACGACCTGGAGAAGAGGGTCCTGAGCGAGATCTCCAGGCAGGAAAAGGAAGAGTCACTGTCACTGTCCGCTCTGATCCAGCAActggaaataaagaaggacgagctgtccaggaagatgagacacattgaggagctgtgtaacatggcggatccactgactgtcttacaggaaccagacacaggggacttgtgtgatcctgaggaggagggaggtgatgaggacacagggggacatgatagaCAGCTCCATGATGTAGATGATCTGGATGTGGCTGTGATCTTGGACACATTCCGCACATTATGTGACATAATATCAGGTATAAGGATCTATGGGGAGGGTCCTGCAGACATATTACTGGATGTAAACACAGCTCATAATAATCTCCTTATATCAGATGATATGAAAACCGCAACCAGGACGCGAGAGAAGCAGAAtcgtccagaaacagcacaaagaTTCAAGGGTTATTGTCCTCAGGTGATGAGCAGCAGGAGATTCTCCAAGGggcgacattactgggatgtggagatTACTAGATCAGGATATTGGATGGTGGGgatgtgttatcccagtatagACAGGAGAGAGGGTCAGTCACGAATTGGATATAATAACAAGTCCTGGGGTATGAGGAGGGGTAATAATCAGTATTCAGTGATACATGACAGTAAAGTTATCCAGTTACCTGACAATATCTCCAGTGATAAAGTCAGGATCTGTCTGGATTATAAGGCCGAGCGGCTGTCcttttatgagctgtgtgaccccatcagacacttacacaccttcaccgccaccttcaccgagccccttcATGCTGTATTTTGTGTATATTGGGTAAAAAGTGGTGGACGCTATGTAGAAAGTTGGttaaggcttaaagggaatgtgtaa